One window of Quercus robur chromosome 5, dhQueRobu3.1, whole genome shotgun sequence genomic DNA carries:
- the LOC126728141 gene encoding uncharacterized protein LOC126728141 — MDGGKSQSSKERDEAPRVKQLKIRHQSKGKETEAQSAQSKGKGIEAQSLPSAWLPAPILHGRPLLETTSMRDLGDDEGGYLADALERTMLLPTDVDKLKKMRMQEVFLSTKRYLGMSKAAENERSKCIDAVRTLKASEDDLAKAKDALKEAIRDRDSTSAGLDGAQKQTEEQKKRLLEAEDQLRIAKEQISDIKKRLILAENDKGVAEYARDEAMRAKREAEFARNEDEAARKMAEDEGYNAGVAETQASLKVQIPGVCRLYCSQVWEEALKRARVDASSDLWKAESIFYPTAIREVASTSSEAVSDQHEGGVTQSEAAQVGVPPGESLKGGELHDVIEAPKRMDPKVPKEDAEPMVSAQIPDAEEPAILAQPLQAIPLAVVPKSTNTDPAQSFPEGTVLQGIEAGPVLPSQDVVDTELKE; from the exons ATGGATGGGGGAAAATCCCAATCTTCTAAGGAGAGGGATGAAGCCCCACGTGTGAAACAATTGAAGATTAGGCACCAAAGCAAGGGTAAAGAGACCGAAGCCCAATCCGCCCAAAGCAAGGGAAAGGGGATCGAAGCCCAATCCTTGCCAAGCGCCTGGCTTCCCGCCCCAATTCTCCACGGGAGGCCACTGTTGGAAACCACATCCATGAGGGACCTTGGAGATGACGAGGGCGGTTATTTGGCAGATGCATTAGAGAGAACCATGCTACTTCCCACCGACGTGGAtaagttgaagaaaatgaggatgcaggaggttttCCTCAGTACGAAGAGGTACTTGGGTATG AGTAAGGCCGCCGAGAATGAGCGCTCCAAGTGTATAGACGCCGTACGGACTCTCAAAGCTTCTGAAGATGACCTCGCAAAGGCCAAGGATGCCTTAAAGGAGGCTATCCGAGATAGGGATAGCACCTCGGCGGGTTTAGATGGCGCCCAAAAACAGACCGAGGAACAGAAAAAACGTCTACTCGAAGCCGAGGATCAGTTGCGAATAGCCAAGGAGCAGATTAGTGATATAAAGAAAAGACTGATCTTGGCAGAGAATGATAAGGGCGTGGCGGAGTATGCCCGGGACGAAGCCATGAGGGCCAAGCGGGAGGCTGAGTTTGCCAGAAACGAGGATGAGGCTGCCAGGAAAATGGCCGAGGATGAGGGTTACAACGCGGGGGTAGCTGAAACCCAAGCCTCCCTTAAAGTCCAAATTCCCGGAGTATGCAGGCTatactgctcccaggtttgggaagaggcctTGAAGCGAGCTAGGGTGGATGCTTCGTCTGATTTGTGGAAAGCGGAGAGCATATTTTACCCTACAGCCATCCGTGAGGTCGCCTCCACCAGCTCCGAGGCTGTGAGCGATCAACACGAGGGAGGGGTCACTCAGTCAGAAGCTGCACAGGTCGGCGTCCCTCCTGGCGAGTCACTTAAAGGGGGAGAGCTTCATGATGTGATAGAAGCACCTAAACGTATGGATCCCAAGGTACCCAAAGAAGATGCCGAGCCTATGGTCAGCGCTCAGATCCCTGATGCCGAAGAGCCAGCCATACTTGCCCAGCCCTTGCAGGCAATTCCCCTCGCTGTGGTCCCCAAGAGTACCAACACCGATCCTGCTCAGTCTTTCCCAGAAGGGACTGTCCTCCAGGGCATCGAAGCTGGTCCTGTTCTGCCTTCCCAGGATGTGGTCGACACAGAATTGAAGGAGTAG